The sequence GGAATAATCATCCTTCCACCATCAGTAAGCTGATCAATAAGTGATTTTGGAATTTTCTCTGGGGCACAGGTAACTATTACACCATGAAAAGGCGCTTTTTCCGGCCAGCCTTTATATCCATCACCAATCTTTACAGAAATGTTCTTGTAAGCCATCTCCTCCAATCTCTCCCGAGCAGCTTCACCCAAACCAGGAATTACCTCTATTGTATACACCTCTCTCACAATCCCTGCCAGCATAGCTGCTTGATAACCCGAGCCTGTTCCTATCTCTAATACCTTATCTTCTGCAGAGAGATCTAAAGCTTCGG comes from Nitrospinota bacterium and encodes:
- a CDS encoding protein-L-isoaspartate(D-aspartate) O-methyltransferase, with protein sequence MVHIKNLFPDRMETMIANQILSRGIKDTQLIEAIRKVPRHLFVPENRRESAYDDRPLPIGEGQTISQPYIVAFMTEALDLSAEDKVLEIGTGSGYQAAMLAGIVREVYTIEVIPGLGEAARERLEEMAYKNISVKIGDGYKGWPEKAPFHGVIVTCAPEKIPKSLIDQLTDGGRMIIP